In the genome of bacterium, one region contains:
- the rplU gene encoding 50S ribosomal protein L21, which translates to MYAIIESGGKQYRVKAGDLVRVERIQGEVGQKLEMQPVLLVQQGDQVSIGQPHLAGACVVARIEQQGRSRKIRVFRMRRRKRFRKTQGHRQDFTGLRIEEIRLQ; encoded by the coding sequence ATGTATGCTATCATTGAGTCAGGGGGGAAGCAATACCGGGTCAAGGCAGGGGACCTGGTGAGAGTGGAGCGGATTCAAGGGGAAGTAGGACAAAAGCTTGAAATGCAGCCAGTGCTGCTGGTCCAGCAAGGGGATCAGGTAAGTATTGGACAACCTCATCTTGCAGGTGCCTGCGTGGTAGCCAGGATCGAGCAGCAGGGAAGATCCCGCAAGATAAGGGTCTTCAGAATGAGGAGGCGCAAGCGTTTTAGAAAGACTCAGGGGCACAGGCAGGATTTCACCGGGCTTCGCATAGAAGAGATACGTTTGCAATAG
- the proB gene encoding glutamate 5-kinase, with protein sequence MSGQLNRADILSQVRRVVVKVGSAVLTSGHGGLDEQRIQNMCDDLSRALGKGYQLVLVSSGAIAAGTRKIGLRKKPKSIPEKQAAAAVGQARLMWMYEKCFARTGRKVAQILLTREDLADRRRFLNARNTLFTLIRWGILPIINENDTVVTEEIQFGDNDCLSALVTNLVQAELLIILTDTDGVFDKDPKLHPEAHRIAVVQDVDERIFSMVELTTSEVGTGGMISKLQASRTASVYGVPTVITSGSRERVLERVLAGEELGTLVLPRENRINSWKHWIAYSRTVCGALVVDQGARKAVVERGKSLLPSGIREVRGNFGSGDSVSCLGEDGAEFARGLVNYSSEELRRIQGHKSSEIESILGYRYFDEVIHRDDLVVLC encoded by the coding sequence GTGAGCGGCCAGTTGAACCGGGCCGATATTTTGAGCCAGGTCAGGCGGGTTGTTGTAAAGGTAGGCAGCGCCGTGCTTACCTCAGGCCATGGTGGGCTGGATGAGCAACGAATCCAGAACATGTGCGACGATCTCTCCAGAGCCCTTGGCAAGGGCTACCAACTGGTGCTAGTCAGCTCTGGGGCCATTGCTGCAGGTACACGCAAGATAGGACTTCGGAAAAAGCCCAAGAGTATTCCTGAAAAACAGGCTGCGGCTGCAGTGGGCCAGGCCAGGCTCATGTGGATGTACGAGAAGTGCTTTGCAAGGACAGGCCGAAAGGTGGCCCAAATTCTGCTCACCAGGGAAGACCTGGCAGATCGCAGAAGATTTCTCAATGCCAGAAACACCCTCTTCACCCTCATACGTTGGGGCATCCTTCCCATCATCAACGAGAATGACACGGTTGTGACAGAGGAAATCCAGTTTGGGGATAACGACTGCCTTTCGGCCCTGGTGACCAATCTTGTGCAGGCTGAACTCCTGATAATTCTGACTGATACTGACGGAGTCTTTGACAAGGATCCCAAGCTACACCCCGAGGCCCATCGCATTGCCGTGGTGCAGGATGTGGACGAGAGAATATTCTCCATGGTGGAACTAACCACCAGCGAGGTAGGAACAGGAGGAATGATCTCCAAGCTTCAAGCTTCCAGGACTGCTTCTGTGTACGGAGTGCCTACTGTGATCACCAGCGGAAGCAGGGAAAGAGTCTTGGAGAGAGTACTGGCGGGAGAGGAGCTGGGGACCCTGGTACTTCCTCGCGAGAATCGGATAAATAGCTGGAAGCATTGGATAGCTTACTCCAGGACCGTTTGTGGGGCATTGGTGGTGGATCAGGGAGCACGCAAGGCAGTGGTGGAGAGAGGAAAGAGCTTGCTTCCATCGGGCATCAGGGAGGTCAGAGGGAACTTCGGCTCGGGAGACTCGGTGAGCTGCCTGGGGGAGGACGGAGCGGAATTTGCAAGGGGCCTTGTAAATTACAGCTCAGAAGAGCTACGTAGAATTCAAGGGCACAAGAGTTCAGAAATAGAGTCCATTCTGGGCTACAGGTACTTTGACGAGGTCATCCACAGGGACGATTTGGTTGTGTTGTGTTGA
- the rpmA gene encoding 50S ribosomal protein L27 — translation MAHKKAVGSSRNGRDSQGQRRGVKRFGGQRVKAGNILVRQVGSRFHPGLNVGMGRDFTLFAKIDGVVHFETKGQRRKVVSVYSD, via the coding sequence GTGGCTCACAAGAAAGCCGTGGGAAGTTCCAGAAACGGTAGAGACAGCCAAGGTCAGCGCCGGGGTGTCAAGCGCTTTGGGGGGCAGCGGGTCAAAGCGGGAAATATCCTGGTAAGGCAGGTGGGAAGCAGGTTCCATCCCGGCCTGAACGTTGGCATGGGAAGGGATTTTACACTCTTTGCCAAGATAGATGGCGTGGTACATTTTGAGACAAAGGGGCAGCGCCGCAAGGTGGTAAGCGTCTATTCCGATTGA
- the obgE gene encoding GTPase ObgE, producing the protein MPFIDEAKIYVRSGRGGRGCVSFRREKFRPRGGPDGGDGGRGGDVVIEASLHVQTLLDYSYKRHFQASSGRHGEGNERHGADGEDLVLRVPVGTVVRELESGRVLADLTFAGQRVVVAKGGHGGKGNARFATPTRQAPRFSTPPGEGEEHWILLELKILADVGLVGLPNAGKSSLLARISSARPKVAPYPFTTLNPNLGVVESPDGERMVVADLPGLVEGAHRGVGLGLRFLRHVERTRLLLYVLDLDPQREKGPLEDLNILRQELEMYQPELLHRPFLVALNKADLPGARLRALQLRNLLGQDSLKCFDVSALTGEGLDDLLRELFSRLKDLPSGQANSVQGGMVG; encoded by the coding sequence ATGCCTTTTATAGATGAGGCCAAGATTTACGTTCGCTCTGGAAGGGGCGGCCGAGGCTGTGTCAGTTTCCGCAGAGAGAAGTTCCGACCAAGAGGGGGGCCGGACGGCGGGGACGGTGGCCGAGGTGGAGACGTGGTGATCGAGGCCTCTTTACATGTCCAAACTCTGCTGGATTATTCTTACAAGAGGCACTTTCAGGCCAGCTCCGGGCGTCATGGGGAAGGAAACGAGCGGCACGGAGCTGACGGGGAGGATTTGGTGCTGAGAGTGCCGGTTGGCACCGTTGTGCGGGAGCTGGAAAGCGGCAGGGTGCTGGCGGACCTGACCTTTGCAGGCCAGCGTGTGGTGGTAGCCAAAGGGGGGCATGGGGGAAAGGGCAATGCCAGGTTCGCCACTCCCACCCGCCAGGCTCCCAGGTTTTCTACACCTCCTGGAGAGGGTGAGGAGCATTGGATTCTGCTGGAACTGAAAATCCTGGCGGATGTGGGGCTTGTGGGGCTGCCCAATGCAGGCAAGTCTTCCTTGCTAGCCAGGATCTCCTCTGCTAGGCCCAAGGTGGCCCCTTATCCTTTTACCACATTGAACCCCAACCTGGGGGTTGTAGAGTCCCCGGATGGGGAGAGAATGGTGGTGGCCGATCTGCCAGGACTGGTGGAGGGAGCCCACCGTGGCGTTGGTCTGGGGCTTAGATTCCTTAGGCATGTGGAACGCACAAGGCTTCTGCTTTATGTCCTGGACTTGGATCCCCAGAGGGAAAAGGGTCCCCTGGAAGACCTCAACATCCTGCGGCAGGAACTGGAGATGTACCAGCCGGAGTTGCTGCATAGACCCTTCCTTGTGGCCCTCAACAAGGCGGATCTTCCTGGGGCCAGGCTCCGTGCCTTGCAGTTGCGCAATCTGCTTGGCCAGGACTCGTTGAAATGCTTCGATGTGAGCGCCCTTACAGGAGAGGGATTGGATGATCTGCTAAGAGAGCTTTTCTCAAGGCTCAAGGATCTGCCTTCGGGGCAGGCAAACAGCGTGCAAGGGGGTATGGTGGGGTGA
- the glyS gene encoding glycine--tRNA ligase subunit beta — MADLLLEVGTEEIPASYIQPALESLAQSARTSLANLRLSFESVHTWGTPRRLVLMVEGVSESQPDLDQEVMGPPEKVAFDPQGQPTKAALGFARAQGVTLEELRVVETPKGRYLAARKRQAGRATRDLLAEELPRWITQIPFPKSMRWGDHSLRFARPIHWILALLERELIPFQLDFLQSSHNTRGHRFMSPGQAMVDHPKHYLDLCRSLYVIVDPQERAQMIRTEADRAARSLGGRLLEDPELLNTVTYLVEYPVVVTGEFQKEFLELPREVLITSMREHQKFFSIQDENGNLLPYFVNIANLSPSSLEAIRKGNERVLRARLSDARFFFQEDARQPLQERVQKLSGIIFHAKLGTMMEKVLRIQSLAEKLATQLEPAWVAQVQRAAFLCKADLTTDMVGEFPSLQGIMGMHYALLQGEPAEVAEAIRDHYLPAFAGDRIPSGPVGAMVALADKLDTVVGCFAAGEPPSGAGDPLGVRRAALGVLRILLERRYRLNLGRVIEEALDSLRPQLGDIEEGILKDIWEFFKVRLENLWVSQGHDAAAVQSVLGSALQDLPQSLERLEAMERFMQEQSFSDLALSFKRVLNIVGDHSPAEVDPSLFRQPEENLLLELVSWAESQIPKFMENSQHLQALHELAAQRGKLDAFFDAVLVNDPDPLLKTNRLNMLSRLARVFLMLADFSKLSGRS, encoded by the coding sequence GTGGCAGATCTATTGTTGGAAGTGGGCACCGAAGAAATCCCGGCCTCATATATCCAGCCAGCTCTGGAATCCTTGGCGCAATCAGCCCGCACAAGCCTGGCTAACCTGAGGCTCTCTTTTGAATCGGTGCACACATGGGGGACCCCCAGGAGGCTGGTCCTCATGGTGGAGGGTGTTTCAGAGTCACAGCCTGATTTGGATCAAGAGGTGATGGGTCCGCCTGAAAAAGTGGCCTTTGACCCCCAGGGACAACCCACCAAGGCTGCCTTGGGCTTTGCACGCGCCCAGGGGGTGACCCTGGAGGAGCTTAGAGTCGTGGAGACTCCGAAGGGCAGGTATCTGGCCGCCAGAAAAAGGCAGGCAGGTAGAGCAACTAGGGATCTCCTGGCAGAGGAGCTTCCCCGATGGATAACCCAGATTCCATTTCCCAAGTCCATGCGTTGGGGGGACCACTCCTTGCGCTTCGCCAGACCTATCCATTGGATATTGGCACTTCTAGAGCGGGAGTTGATTCCATTTCAGTTGGACTTCCTTCAGAGCTCTCATAACACCCGTGGCCACAGGTTTATGAGTCCAGGGCAAGCAATGGTGGATCATCCCAAGCATTATCTGGATCTCTGCCGAAGCCTCTATGTAATAGTGGATCCCCAGGAACGCGCCCAGATGATTAGGACCGAAGCCGATCGGGCAGCTCGATCTCTGGGAGGGAGGCTCCTGGAGGATCCAGAGCTTCTTAACACAGTCACATACCTGGTGGAGTATCCGGTTGTTGTGACAGGCGAGTTCCAGAAGGAGTTCCTGGAGCTTCCAAGAGAAGTCTTGATCACTTCCATGCGGGAGCATCAGAAGTTCTTTTCCATCCAGGATGAAAATGGAAACCTGCTTCCCTACTTTGTCAACATAGCCAACCTTAGTCCATCTTCTCTGGAGGCCATTCGCAAGGGAAACGAAAGGGTCCTCAGGGCAAGGCTATCGGATGCCAGGTTCTTTTTCCAGGAGGACGCCAGGCAGCCTCTTCAAGAAAGAGTCCAAAAGCTTTCGGGAATCATCTTTCATGCCAAGCTGGGAACCATGATGGAAAAGGTGCTGAGGATCCAGTCCCTGGCTGAAAAGTTGGCCACGCAGCTGGAGCCAGCCTGGGTGGCCCAGGTGCAAAGGGCTGCCTTTCTTTGCAAAGCCGATCTCACCACAGACATGGTAGGAGAGTTCCCCAGCCTTCAGGGCATCATGGGAATGCATTATGCACTCTTGCAGGGAGAGCCAGCGGAGGTTGCCGAGGCTATCAGGGACCACTATCTTCCCGCCTTTGCAGGGGACCGAATACCCTCTGGCCCTGTAGGGGCAATGGTGGCCCTGGCAGACAAGCTGGACACGGTGGTGGGCTGTTTCGCAGCAGGGGAGCCACCCAGTGGAGCTGGAGACCCTCTGGGAGTGCGAAGGGCAGCCTTGGGTGTACTGAGAATCCTTCTGGAAAGGAGGTATCGGCTGAATCTGGGCCGCGTGATCGAGGAAGCACTGGATAGCCTAAGGCCCCAGTTGGGGGACATAGAAGAGGGGATCCTCAAGGACATATGGGAGTTCTTCAAGGTGAGGCTGGAGAACCTTTGGGTCTCTCAGGGCCACGATGCAGCTGCGGTGCAGTCTGTTTTGGGATCGGCCCTACAAGACCTTCCCCAGAGTCTCGAGAGGCTGGAGGCCATGGAAAGGTTCATGCAGGAGCAAAGCTTTTCCGATCTGGCCCTGAGTTTCAAAAGGGTACTCAACATAGTGGGGGACCATTCACCCGCAGAGGTGGATCCATCTTTGTTCCGCCAGCCTGAGGAGAACTTGCTTCTGGAGCTGGTCAGCTGGGCCGAGTCTCAAATTCCAAAGTTCATGGAGAACTCCCAGCATCTGCAGGCCCTCCATGAATTGGCGGCCCAAAGAGGCAAACTAGACGCCTTTTTCGACGCAGTCCTGGTAAATGATCCTGACCCACTGCTGAAGACCAACCGATTGAACATGCTCTCCAGGCTGGCCCGTGTATTCCTGATGCTAGCCGACTTCTCCAAGCTCAGCGGACGAAGCTAG
- a CDS encoding glutamate-5-semialdehyde dehydrogenase, producing MNVREVALQAKEAARTLAKISSDRKERALRLMAQRLEDQSSELLEQNRLDLEEAKSSGLSGPMLDRLTLTQARISEMAQGIREVAGLPDPVGQVVRMWRRPNGLLVGRMRIPLGVVGIIYEARPNVTADAAALCIKSGNGVVLRGGSEAFRSNQAIVKILQQALGEQGLPQGAIGMIPTTHRSAIKEMLQLEGIIDVIIPRGGEELIRAVVSESRIPVIKHYKGVCHVFVDESADLQMAENICLNAKLHRPAVCNAMETLLVHEKISQEFLPRIGAKLMDRGVELRGCSRTRQILPAAKPATEEDWYAEYNDLILAVRVVQGLQQAMDHIAKYGSDHTESIVTRDYNNAQRFLQEVQSSVVLVNASTRFSDGYQLGLGAEIGISTTRLHAYGPMGVEELTTTKFVVYGDGQVRE from the coding sequence ATGAACGTCAGGGAAGTGGCTTTGCAGGCCAAAGAGGCAGCCAGGACTTTGGCCAAGATCTCCTCGGATCGCAAGGAGCGAGCCCTCAGGCTCATGGCCCAGAGGCTGGAAGACCAATCCAGCGAGCTACTGGAGCAGAACCGCTTGGACTTGGAAGAGGCCAAAAGCTCTGGTTTGTCGGGTCCCATGTTGGACAGGCTGACTCTCACACAGGCCAGGATCTCGGAGATGGCCCAGGGGATCAGGGAGGTGGCCGGGTTGCCAGATCCGGTGGGCCAGGTGGTGCGCATGTGGAGGAGGCCCAACGGGCTTCTGGTGGGACGCATGAGAATTCCTCTGGGTGTTGTGGGAATCATTTACGAGGCCAGGCCCAATGTGACAGCAGATGCGGCTGCTCTTTGCATCAAATCTGGCAATGGTGTGGTCCTGAGGGGGGGCTCGGAAGCCTTTCGTTCCAACCAGGCCATAGTAAAGATCCTGCAGCAGGCTCTGGGAGAACAGGGCTTGCCCCAGGGGGCAATAGGAATGATTCCAACCACCCACAGAAGCGCGATCAAAGAGATGCTCCAGTTGGAGGGTATCATAGATGTTATCATCCCCAGGGGAGGAGAAGAGCTGATAAGGGCTGTTGTATCCGAATCCAGGATCCCTGTCATAAAACATTACAAGGGGGTCTGCCATGTGTTTGTGGACGAGTCCGCAGACCTGCAAATGGCCGAAAATATCTGTCTAAACGCCAAGCTACATAGACCGGCTGTCTGTAACGCCATGGAAACCCTTCTGGTTCATGAGAAGATATCCCAGGAGTTCTTGCCCAGGATAGGGGCCAAGCTCATGGACAGGGGGGTGGAATTGCGAGGTTGCAGTAGAACAAGGCAGATTCTTCCGGCTGCCAAGCCAGCTACCGAGGAGGACTGGTACGCTGAGTACAATGACCTGATCCTGGCCGTTCGTGTTGTACAAGGGCTGCAGCAAGCCATGGATCACATAGCAAAATATGGTTCGGACCACACCGAATCCATCGTGACCAGAGACTACAACAATGCCCAACGCTTTCTCCAGGAGGTGCAGTCATCCGTGGTATTGGTCAATGCCTCAACCCGTTTCAGCGACGGTTACCAGCTGG